In a genomic window of Trachemys scripta elegans isolate TJP31775 chromosome 12, CAS_Tse_1.0, whole genome shotgun sequence:
- the LOC117885334 gene encoding LOW QUALITY PROTEIN: olfactory receptor 1020-like (The sequence of the model RefSeq protein was modified relative to this genomic sequence to represent the inferred CDS: substituted 1 base at 1 genomic stop codon) — protein MANPEQGNQTSITEFILLGFGDLPELQMLLFLLFLVIYIATVTGNILIMALVVADRHLHTPMYFFLGNLSCLETCYTSTILPRMLAGPLTGDRTISFNGCVTQYYLFGSLLATECLLLSVMSYDRYVAICNPLHYAARMSGRACLQLAGCSWIGGFLGNSITTLSISXLTFCGPNGIDHFFCDLIPLVKLSCNDPHLMETLAFILSFLFSLVPFLLTLMSYISIITTILRIPSTTGRQKAFSTCSSHLIVVSIYYATLLIVYMFPTTDILNDFKKVLSVVYAVLTPLVNPLIYSLRNKEVQEALRKACRKFMLGLC, from the coding sequence ATGGCAAACCCAGAGCAGGGAAACCAAACGTCcatcacagaattcatcctcctgggattcgGGGACCTTCCAGAACTGCAGAtgcttctcttcctgctgttccTAGTGATCTACATCGCGACCGTGACCGGGAACATCCTCATCATGGCACTAGTTGTGGCTGATCgacaccttcacacccccatgtacttcttcctggggaacttgtcctgcttggagacctgctacacctccaccatcctgcccaggatgctggccgGTCCCCTGACTGGGGACAGGACTATTTCATTCAATGGGTGTGTCacacaatattatttatttggtTCTCTTCTTGCTACAGAATGCCTTCTCCTGTCAGTGATGTCTTACGATCGGTATGTAGCCATATGCAATCCACTGCACTATGCAGCCCGTATGAGTGGCAGGGCCTGCCTCCAGCTTGCAGGTTGCTCTTGGATAGGTGGCTTCCTAGGTAATAGTATAACAACATTGTCGATATCTTAGTTAACATTCTGCGGCCCCAATGGCATTGACCATTTTTTTTGTGATCTCATCCCCCTTGTAAAGCTGTCCTGCAATGATCCTCACCTGATGGAAACGTTGGCTTTCATACTCAGCTTCCTTTTCTCTCTTGTCCCATTCCTGCTTACCTTGATGTCCTACATCAGCATTATcaccaccatcctgagaatcccgTCCACTACTgggaggcaaaaggccttttccacttgctcctcccacctcattgtGGTGAGCATTTATTATGCAACTCTGCTGATTGTCTACATGTTCCCAACCACAGACATCTTGAATGACTTCAAGAAAGTTCTCTCTGTCGTCTATGCTGTCCTCACTCCCCTCGTCAATCCACTCATCTACAgtctgagaaacaaagaggtcCAGGAGGCCCTGAGGAAAGCTTGCAGGAAATTCATGCTTGGACTATGCTAA
- the LOC117886047 gene encoding olfactory receptor 11A1-like, with amino-acid sequence MANPEWGNETVLTEFILVGFWNLPELQTLLFLLFLVIYIVTVAGNILIFALVVAKQHLHTPMYFFLGNLSCLETCYTSTILPKVLASLLTGDRTILFSLCLTQFYFVCSLVVTECLLLSVMSYDRYLAICNPMPYAAHMSVRACLQLAGGSWIGGFLCSGILTLSISQLTFCGPNIIDHFFCDFIPLVNLSCNDPHLMETLALTLSFLFSLVPFLLIMMSYICIIATILRIPSTTGRQKAFSTCSSHLIVVSIYYATLLIVYMFPTTDILSNFKKVLSVIYTVLTPLVNPLIYSLRNKEVQEALRKACRKFMLGPCEPVNFLGLK; translated from the coding sequence ATGGCGAACCCAGAGTGGGGGAATGAAACAGTTCTCACGGAATTCATCCTGGTAGGATTTTGGAATCTCCCTGAGCTACAaactcttctcttcctgctgtttctcGTCATCTACATCGTGACCGTGGCTGGGAACATCCTTATCTTTGCGCTTGTTGTGGCTAAacagcaccttcacacccccatgtacttcttcctggggaatttgtcctgcttggagacctgctacacctccaccatcctaCCCAAGgtgctggccagtctcctgactggggacaggaCTATTTTGTTTAGTCTCTGCCTCACACAATTTTATTTCGTTTGTTCTCTGGTGGTTACAGAATGCCTTCTCCTGTCAGTGATGTCCTACgatcggtatttagcgatatgCAATCCAATGCCCTATGCAGCCCATATGAGTGTCAGGGCCTGCCTCCAGCTTGCAGGTGGCTCTTGGATAGGTGGCTTCCTATGCAGTGGCATATTAACATTGTCTATATCTCAGTTAACATTCTGTGGCCCCAACATTATTGATCATTTCTTTTGCGATTTTATCCCCCTTGTAAATCTCTCCTGCAATGACCCACACTTGATGGAAACGCTGGCTTTGACACTCAGCTTTCTTTTCTCACTGGTCCCATTCCTACTTATCATGATGTCCTACATCTGCATCATTgccaccatcctgagaatcccatCCACCACCGGaaggcaaaaggccttttccacctgctcctcccacctcattgtGGTGAGCATTTATTATGCAACTCTGCTGATTGTCTATATGTTCCCAACCACAGATATCCTGAGCAACTTCAAGAAAGTTCTCTCTGTCATCTACACCGTCCTAACTCCCCTGGTcaatcccctcatctacagcctgagaaacaaagaggtcCAGGAGGCCCTGAGGAAAGCTTGCAGGAAATTCATGCTTGGACCATGCGAACCGGTCAATTTCCTTGGGTTAAAATAG